The Planctomycetota bacterium genome segment CGCCAGGGAGTGGCCGACAAGACGACGGCGGTCGCCGAGATCCTCGCCGCCACCGGCTTGGCCTGGGAGCAGGCGGCGTTCGTCGGTGACGACCTGCCCGATCTCCCGGTCGTGCGCCGCTGCGGACTGGGCGTGGCCGTCGCCGATGCCTGTGCCGAACTGGTCGCCGAGGCCGATCTCGTCACCGACCGGCCTGGCGGGCGCGGCGCGGTGCGCGAGGTGGTGGAGCGGCTCCTCCACGCCCGCGGTGCCTGGCCGGCCGCCGTCGCCGGTGCCACCGGCGGCACCGCCTGACCCCCAGCCCGGGCTTGCCATGGACAATCAGCTCGGTCGGACCGTGCGGGTCTTCCTCCTGGTGCTCGGCATCGCCGGGTTGCACCGGCTGGTCGTCGTGCCCTTGGTGGAGCCGACGGTCGTCGCTGCCGACCCGTCGCTCGAGATGACCGCCGAGGAGGTCGCGGCGGTCCGGGCGCGGGCCGACCGCCGGATGGCGGCGCTCGAGGGCATCTTCCCGGCCGACGCCTGGGAACGGAAGGATCCGATCGTCCTCGAGAGCCGGCAGATGCGGCTCCTCTTCCGGCAGTACAACGCCGTCGACGGCGGCCGGGTGCATCTGGTCCCCTGCACGCTGGTGATCCTCCCCGACGCCGCCGAAGGCGCCGCCCCCGGCCGGACGCTCGTGCTCCGCGCCGAGCAGGGGGCGGTGCTCGAGTTCGACGAGCCGCTCGACCTCCGCCAGGGCCGGCTCGCGCGACTGGTCGGCGGGAGCCTGCGCGGGCCGGTGACGATCCGCGGCAGCGCCTCGAAGCCCGGGGCGGAGGACGAGATCGAGATCGAGA includes the following:
- a CDS encoding phenylphosphate carboxylase subunit delta encodes the protein MPPATDLTTRLVRVELLLLDVDGVLTDGGVTLTATGEELKTFSIRDGLGLRLWQRAGYRAGIVTGRESGAVAARARELGIAIVRQGVADKTTAVAEILAATGLAWEQAAFVGDDLPDLPVVRRCGLGVAVADACAELVAEADLVTDRPGGRGAVREVVERLLHARGAWPAAVAGATGGTA